In Solenopsis invicta isolate M01_SB chromosome 13, UNIL_Sinv_3.0, whole genome shotgun sequence, one DNA window encodes the following:
- the LOC113005863 gene encoding uncharacterized protein LOC113005863, producing MNINTVDIEALNIRLNKLDEHHRTLTDTLIEIAAIDEEISDEQVDAEMSVCEDKYIELKVLGDRVMKDRVRPAGVSNHIEQATVSVNPPSNRVNDNFVRLSKIDLPTFSGSYEDWHPYFDTFNSLIHSNASLRNIQKFHYLKLSLKGDAAETIASIEISDVNYNVAWSRLRERYENERIAVQNHIKSIFELPVLRRENGNVLRNILDGLLKHTRALRALGRPTDQWDDILIHIVTSKLDFITIKEWENTLQPRELPTIQEFIEFLTKRCQTLEAVARRTFLGNQNVNLKQNSNVKVIASHAAVTDVKCAQCKGDHQIYHCQIFKELPIAERLNKVKSLKLCLNCLKSKHMIKDCTASHCRICSKKHSTLLHEDRGPARENRNEASNKERKTESDSNKPSSSVCASSQSRKCKGESLLSTAIIKVKNNGGNYIEGRALLDSGSQSNFITREFFKRLNLKSTDYKVKINGVNEGVSSATKSVNIKIASRFGTFGTELECIILKQITPMLPTSECDTIKLSIPENIRLADPSFHVTGQIDILISTDIFWDLFCIGQIKLGKNMPTLQKSLFGWVVAGPTQINNIRKSRQINCNLSTIDQINETIHKFWEVEESL from the coding sequence atgaatattaatacGGTAGATATCGAAGcattaaatattagattaaataaactAGATGAACACCATCGAACATTAACTGACACATTAATAGAAATAGCAGCAATTGATGAGGAAATTTCAGATGAACAAGTTGATGCCGAAATGTCTGTTTGTGAAgacaaatatatagaattaaaagTATTAGGCGATCGAGTGATGAAAGATCGAGTAAGGCCGGCCGGCGTTAGTAATCACATTGAACAAGCAACGGTATCAGTGAATCCTCCTTCAAATAGAGTAAATGACAATTTCGTAAGACTGTCAAAAATCGACTTACCGACTTTCTCGGGCTCATATGAAGATTGGCATCCATATTTTGATACATTCAATTCTTTAATACACTCTAACGCTTCGTTGAGAAATATACAaaagtttcattatttaaaattgtcattGAAGGGAGATGCAGCTGAGACTATTGCTTCGATCGAAATATCTGATGTTAATTACAATGTCGCATGGTCTCGTTTGAGAGAAAGATATGAAAACGAGCGAATAGCTgtacaaaatcacattaaatctATTTTCGAATTACCGGTCTTAAGACGTGAAAATGGCAACGTGTTGCGAAATATTTTAGACGGGTTATTAAAACATACTAGAGCGCTGCGGGCACTGGGGCGTCCGACAGACCAGTGGgatgatattttaattcatatcgtAACAAGTAAACTAGACTTCATTACTATTAAAGAATGGGAAAATACATTGCAACCCAGAGAATTACCAACAATACAAGAgttcattgaatttttaaccAAAAGGTGTCAAACTTTAGAGGCTGTTGCAAGAAGGACTTTCTTAGGAAATCAAAACGTGAACTTAAAGCAAAATTCTAACGTTAAGGTGATAGCATCCCACGCGGCTGTGACTGACGTTAAGTGCGCGCAGTGCAAGGGTGATCATCAAATCTACCATTGCCAAATATTTAAGGAACTTCCTATCGcagaaagattaaataaagtaaagtcCCTGAAGCTGTGTCTGAACTGTCTTAAAAGTAAGCACATGATCAAAGACTGCACGGCCAGTCATTGCAGAATATGCTCAAAAAAACATAGTACGCTGTTGCACGAAGATCGTGGCCCCGCACGAGAAAATAGAAACGAAGCGAGTAATAAGGAAAGAAAAACAGAATCAGATTCTAATAAACCAAGTAGTTCAGTATGTGCATCATCGCAATCAAGAAAATGCAAGGGTGAATCGCTATTGTCTACCGCGataataaaggtaaaaaataacGGGGGAAATTATATTGAAGGAAGGGCACTGTTAGACAGTGGTTCACAATCGAATTTTATAACGcgagaattttttaaacggtTAAATTTAAAGTCAACGGACTATAAGGTCAAAATAAACGGAGTTAATGAAGGCGTTTCTAGCGCAACAAAAtcggtaaatataaaaatagcgtCACGTTTCGGTACATTTGGAACGGAACTGGAGTGCATAATCTTAAAGCAAATCACACCAATGTTACCGACAAGCGAGTGTGATACGATTAAATTAAGCATACCGGAAAATATTCGATTAGCGGATCCGAGTTTCCATGTGACGGgccaaatagatattttaataagtacGGATATATTTTGGGATTTATTCTGCATAGGCCaaataaaattaggaaaaaatatgCCCACGCTACAAAAATCATTATTCGGTTGGGTAGTGGCAGGGCctacgcaaataaataatataaggaaATCGAGACAAATCAATTGCAACCTAAGCACAATAGATCAAATCAACGAAACAATACACAAATTTTGGGAAGTAGAAGAAAGCTTATGA